ATCATCATCGGTGCCGGAATCTCCGGTCAGTTCCATTTCCACCACCACAACCACTCCTTCATCACCATTCACAATCACATCTCCACaacttttttcttaattaatttctCACCAACACGTTTCTCaattattccttttttttttctcctgaTTTCAAGGTATCTCCGCGGCGAAAGTATTAGCAGAGAACGGCATAGAAGATATAGTGATTCTCGAAGCTTCAGACCGAATCGGCGGCAGGATCCGTAAGGAATGTTTCGGTGGCGTGTCGGTGGAACTCGGTGCCGGTTGGATCGCCGGTGTTGGAGGTCGAGAATCTAATCCTGTTTGGGAACTCGCCGTTCAACATAATCTCCGAACTCGCTTCTCCGATTATAGCAATGCCCGCTTCAACATCTACGATCAAAGGTTCATAAAATTATTcacattcattttttcttcaattttcaaacattttctttcaattttacaaaaatagttAGATACGGTTATAATTCGACGTCGTTTTGTTCTTTTCTATACAGTTATAAATCTCAGTGCCTACGACGTCGTTTCGTTCGTTGCTCTGTTTTAAGCTTTTGAGTTTCAGCAATAACTGAAAAGTTTCGTTTTAACGAACAAAattccacaaaaaaaaagataggaaaaaaaaaccgtttagtatttattttcattaattcttttttcattttttcttctgatTTTTGTTTAAACGACATCGTTTAACTATTTGCTCTGTTTTACCTCAGTTTTGTGTTTAGtttctctaatttttatttagtttcctttttcttttgagtGTACGTTTAAACGACAACGTTTCATTTTGGGATTTTGAggtgctgatttttttttttttttgtgtgtttgcatTGCAGTGGAAAGCTAATTCCGAGTGGAATCGCTGCTGACTCGTACAAAAAAGCGGTTGACTCAGCGATTCAGAAATTGAGGAacgaggaagaagatgaagctAGTAATGATGACGcgaacaacaacaataatatcaATGATGGAAATAAAGTAACGAAACCGCCTTCGTAAGTGCGAATTTTCTTCGTGTCGTTTTCAGCCGTTAAAAGATTTTGTTATGTGTTGTGTTCTGTTTTGACTCTTTAATCTGTAATCATAGCTTCAATTATTtcctttttgaatttttattctttttctttttttgtttgttgataatgatttaatttttcTGTTACTATTTTAGGACGCCTAAGACGCCAGTAGAACTCGCCATTGATTTCATTCTGCATGATTTTGAAATGGCAGGTAGGTAGAGTATTGTTTAATTATCACTGTTTATTTGTAGTTTATGAAAATCATAAGTTAATATAAAAGTTGGTAATTCAATCTAATCtcatcatttttttcaaaaggattttttttctgtcaaaaaataatgaccatttaaattataaaatattagtaAACCACATGAGATGCGTGGTTGTGAAGGCTTGAGACTCGGAGTGTGATCCTCGTAGAGTCTCACGTTTGAATCCTCTTAATCTCACTTACGGTACATAGAAAAAGTTTCAATTGAGCCTTGTTAGTTGACAATAAATTGGTGTCCCTTGGATTAGTCATTTTAAACCGGATACAAGtcttaaaaaacattttttttgcaaaatattGATCACGGTTGTCTCTCTACTTGGATCTATTATAAAATGTATGTGGCATTATTCacttagtttgaaattcatctTTGGTATGGGTAACTTATGATCATTCTAGTCCTATAATTTGTCTTAGAAATACAAACAAAGAGATGATGAATTTGATTGACTAGTTTAGGCCCATCATTTTAGTAATAATTTGGATTTTTACTCaaaaatgaaaagttaaaattttttgtttatgggTTTGTAATAGATTAGTCAATACCTCCAGCTCAGCTCAGCTTGTGATTCTGTGTATGATTTGCTTACTTGTTAAATATGTGAACATTTTTTGTCTCTGTTCTAAAATTGGAGATTAATTAACTGGGAAAATATGTATGCAGAAGTGGAACCAATATCTACATATGTAGATTTTGGAGAGAGAGAATTTCTAGTTGCGGATGAAAGAGGGTACGATTACTTGCTATACAAAATGGCTGAAGATTTTCTCTTCACATCAGAGGGTAGAATCTTGGATGATCGTCTCAAACTCAACAAGGTACATTTCTTCGtaataaatactccctccggtccttattataaggaacaatttggaaaaaacacacataccaagaaaccttatctttcttaataaaaattataaaattttacaatctattccaaaactaaccttggtgtattaatttatccttagggaatatatcactctaattaatgcataactttggaatgaatacaatttaataagggtaaaaatggaattgtaagaataaatttaatgattgtttcttataaaaaggaccaatttttttttccaaattgttccttataaaaaggaccggagggagtacttcaGATTgagcttttttatttattaaaaaacgaTTTTTTGTTGGCCCCTACCGTATTATGTGTCAGTACTCTGTTGGAGTACCCTGTTGGGTTGTCTTTTTGCTTCACCATTTAGCTCGGTGAAAAAAAATCTGTCTTTGTTTGTATTTGCTGCCATCTGTTTTTTCCCTTTtgctattttgttatatttgtttCGTTGTCTGTTACTTCAGCTCAATTGTCCCGTGTTAGGACTTCTGCAGATAATGACCTTTCAAAATTGTTTTAGTATTGTTTTTTTGTATGTATATAAAGAATTGAGATATTTTTGTCAACCCCCTATACGTTTTCGTGAAGTTTTttactacttttattttaaggTTTAAGTAGAGAAGACTTTTAAATCATACAATAAAATATGTAAATACTGAAGCTGCTTATTTTATTACTCCTTCCAAATCATGTGCTACAAATGTGAAGTCTTTATAGATATGATGACAATAACTTACAGGCCTATAGAGAAATACTCAGAAACTATTGATTAAAAACAACGACGATAACTTTCAGGCATATAAAAAATAGCAGAAAAAGTTTTCTCATACCTCACAAAGGgggaaaaaatgtaaaatgaatttaaaaatttagatgTTAAAAAAGTCagcattaaaaaatatttgaccaAACCACATTTCTTCAATTAAATTATAGGCAAACTTATTTGGTGAAAGGGTCAAATGtgtaaaatataatttcaagttATGATCAGCTGCCCATGTATGTGGGAAAAATTACATATTTTGAGTCAAGAAAACTTACACGAGCATAAGCAATTTAAGaattgaaatttgattttttcctAGAAAGGGATGtcgaactatttttttatatattgcccagataaaattttgtattatattttcagttaaaatatttttggcCATTAAGAAATTTTTATAAGGACATAATACACTATctagttaaataaataaattataaaatttaaataagtggCATTTCGCTTGTgattaatttaattagttttgaCTTACTATAAAGTTGTTATTGTTGTATACAATAAAATAATGATCACTTTCAACCAAAAACCTGCAAGCatgtgaaattatgaaaataaaaaaatccattCAAAAAGTCTGTCCTAATTCCTATaacaattttcttatatttcttTCTATACGTACTGctgatgcatatatatatatacacacattcACGTTTTATATTTCTATACGTGTTTGACCATCTGCTGGATATTTTCAACGGTTACAGTGCTAGTACTCCACATTGATATGCTTGAACATTTTAGAGGACCTCCACCACCACTTACTGGCGAAATTTGACCcacaaataatatattgtaTTTCAATCCTTTTTCCTGTTATTACATCTCATAAATTATAGTAGGTCCCAAAGTTCCAATTTCAGTTACCAGTAGACTATTTGAATTGACCCAAGTCCAATGACCTATTTTGATGTGTCTACTGTCATTTCATCTCAAATAATACTAGGGAGGAAATGAGTCTTGTCCAATATTGGGCCATATATAGTATAGTAGTTGCTCCAAGATTAGGAACCAATGAATATTGAATCTAACTTTAGAGCATGTTTTATTTGTGCATTGATTTTTTGGTACCTAAATACTATTTTTGCATTGATTACTACCCAAATGGGATAATAAAAATACATGCATTTtgtcaaaattttgaattaaataaatcaACTTTTATAGActtaacattttcttatatttagaccaaaaaaatagtatttaaaAGGAGATTGTAtaaggatttaatttttatacacaAATGATAATTTGAGtgcaatcaaattttatttttacattgattattaattttaataaattatttttttatttggaatCTTCAAACAATAACTTTAGAACGTTTTTATTCACAAAACTCCAATAAATCAGCAACAGGGTCGTACTTGAAGTCCACCAACCCAGGTTCCTATGTAATAAATCTTTCCTTGAATTCATTGGTTGATTTCAAGGTTTGACTGCTCAGATTCTCATGTACTCATTGTTTGggactttgttttacttttacttctCTCTTTGACTGCaattgtttttgtcctgtcatAGACTTCATTTTACTAGGCAGTAACTTTCTTCACCATAGATTTTGGAGTAGTACTAATGTGCAGAGTTTTGAGCAGAACTAGTAGTACTAACATTTTGCATGGAAATTTTACAGGTCGTCCGGGAATTGCATCATTCACGAAATGGTGTTACGGTGATCACGGAGGATGGCTGTGTTTACAAAGCCAATTATGTGATTCTGTCTGTTAGCATTGGTGTTCTCCAAAGCGACCTACTTGCCTTCAATCCACCCTTACCCGTACGTTTTCTCAATACTAATACTAATCCTTTATTTACTCTAATGAGTCCCGTGTAATCAAGCAAGCTAGTAGGTGTAGTAGAATATTGTATGATGTGGGATTCATTTATTGGTCCCGGATATGTGGACACCTCGTGCTTCTCATATGCTGATATTTTTAAGGTCATTTAATTTGAGAACTTGCCCCCAACATGGTGAAAATGGAATCTTTATGTGTGATTCTTTCTGTCTATACGGGTCCCTATAGCAGGAGTTTTCCTTCTGTTTACAGGTGGCCCCATAGTCTTAAATATTATTGGTTGGGAATGTAAAGAAATGTAGGGATAGCTAGGTTTTGAATTAAATTTAGCTCTCTGGTTGATGACACCAGTAGGTAGATTTTCGAGGTGTCTTCATATGCCTAAACCAGGGATGGCATGATCCACGGTATCAGTGATCCACAGTCTCATTGCTGATGGTCTATTACCCCCTATTGGATAGGTTGACACATGGACAGGAGGACTTCAACTTGCATATGTAATTGGTCAATTTACACAGCTGCATTATGTTCTTTAGAATGATGCATATACTAGTACCTTACAATTGTTGACATGATTGCATTCTAATTTAATAGTAGTactataaaaaaagaattggaACTGTAGCTAATTAGAGTGAACAAATGCAGCAATGTAAAACAGTGATGTTTCATTTGTAATGTAGCTAATCTTGAATATCAGGTAATATTTCAATTTGTggattactaatccatactctGGATAAGGACTAATGCTCTGCCACTAGAGTTAAAACTTGAGCAAATAGTAATATGGCCTAAAGTAAACCACTTAATTAATTCTGTATCCTGTGTATGAAAGGGGGGAAATTGTAGGAGAGCAAGTTGTTGCATGCTATTCATCTAGGCTAAGTCATGGTTTACATAATCACATGCTCACTTTGTCACTTTGATTAGTAAAGGTCTAGAGGACTTGAATAATTGTCAATTTTAAGTTACACAAGTTATTCATATGAACACGTAATGTATTTAATCAAATGTATGAAATTACCAGTAACATGAGGTCATCAGATTAAACAATTATAGGATATGATACATCATTGACGTTATTTGTCTTTTCCTTGAACTCATTGTGTTTTAGTCTTCTAATCATCCCTTCAATGATGTTATTACAGTATTAGTTAATACATTTTGTCTTGTTGAGCAATATATACTTGTCTGATTCAATATTTCCATGatgaataaaataatgaaacagAGGTGGAAATTGGAAGCCATCGAGAAATGTGATGTAATGGTGTACACCAAAATCTTTCTGAAGTTTCCGTATAGGTTTTGGCCAAGTGGATCCGAAAAGGAATTCTTCATCTATGCTCACGAGCGGAGAGGCTATTACACATTTTGGCAGGTTTGTTGAAACCTTCCTTAATGGTTGTCAGTTCATTTTTTAGGATGTTTTATCTTTTTGttctgtttcttttctttactAGCTAGAAGCAATTTCCATTTCTCATTAGGGTGAGCAGAGAACCAACGTAACTTTAGGTTGCCTATTAAAATAAATGTACAAAATTTAACTTTAGGTCAAGTTCTATGGCAAATAAGAGTTAGAAACGCAATTAAAATCTCTAAAGGTGTGTTTGGATGGAGACTTTTGGAGGATTAAGTCTACATTATTAACATGATAAATGACTATATAACATCTCAATCACATTTAATCTACTTTTagaaacattttataaattctTCAAGGTACTTGCCGCCTACCTAATCCTCCATCCGAACATACCCtaaaattttcccaaaacaAAATAATGGAAAAAATGCTATGCTGTCAATTTTATTTCTCATCAAGGTACATGCCTCTCACCTAACCTTACAGATGAAGTTGAACAATTGCATCTTGATTTTGGATAATTTAAAGAGTACAAACTAAAAGCAATGATTGTCTTACATACTaatgtaaataataataaaaatgattgTCTTGATGCTAAGGATTTAAATACTACTTCGTTTTCATTGTTTATGTGCTGTGCATGTGAGTCACATGCTTCCTCTCAATCTTCTGCTGGCAATAGAGCTTGCGGTATATCTTGCTTGATTTTTTAATGAAGTAGCTTAAAATATGTTATCAAGCTATAATAATTAATTCGCAATTGTGgcttttgtttgtatttttttttttggggctTAACACTTTGGTCAAACATTAGATACTTGTCATATAGGCTTAACAAAATTCTCTGTATCCGTGTATCCCATTATGTGAAATGGAAGTTTCTTTTGTGCTCCTAGTGCACtcattattatttgaatttcatCACTCTTAATACATTTTTCAAAATCTGAATTCATTATCAGTTGAACTTCATGACGAGTTTTTAACAATTAGTAGCTATCTGTAacatttgtatattttgttCTTGTTACAACTCTATATAGCTGAAGACTAAAAttgataaacaatttttttatattggaGGAATAGCTTTAGTTGTATTCTCATTTCCCTGATTTATGCAAGCTGgcctatattttatttatattttggagtTGTAATTTTGACCTTTTTACACACATGATTATAAATCCTGATCAGCTACACCTATTACCATTTGTCTTATAttgataatattaattatttccTAGGAAGGATAACAAAGATATAATAGTTTTTCCCCTTACTACTGTTAACAAATATTAAATGATTCATTGTCTTTCTGCTATGTTGTAATGTTGATATTCCCTTGGAGTCATCTGTGCAAGTTCGTAATGTGAGCTGCTCCTTGATTGTTTTCTTATTCGTATGGAAGATTATCTAACCTAACATATTTCAAACTATAGAGtagtattattataaattggaGAAAATCGAAATATACAACTTTGTAGAAATTTGGTGCAAGATATCCATTTTCGTTCTTGTCAATACTCAAACCGTATGCAATGATGCATTGACTTTGGATCTAAACTTAATGTGGtgtatatgaaaataattgaattcAGAATCAAATAATAGCATTGGTGATTGTATTGTCTAGGATCTCTTTGCTTACTCATCCAAATCACTTATCTGCTGATTTGTTTGTTACCAGCACATGGATAACGCCTATCCTGGCTCCAATATCTTAGTCGTGACTTTGACAAATGGAGAATCAAAACGTGTGGAAGCTCAATCTGACGATGACACCTCGAGAGAAGCTATGACGGTACTCAGGGATATGTTTGGACCCAACATCCCCGACGCTATTGATATACTTGTTCCCTGCTGGTGGAATAACAGGTTTCAGCGCGGCAGCTACAGCAACTACCCTATTATCTCCAATCGGAAAGTTTTTCA
This portion of the Trifolium pratense cultivar HEN17-A07 linkage group LG3, ARS_RC_1.1, whole genome shotgun sequence genome encodes:
- the LOC123915814 gene encoding polyamine oxidase 1, producing the protein MDSSIRSSVIIIGAGISGISAAKVLAENGIEDIVILEASDRIGGRIRKECFGGVSVELGAGWIAGVGGRESNPVWELAVQHNLRTRFSDYSNARFNIYDQSGKLIPSGIAADSYKKAVDSAIQKLRNEEEDEASNDDANNNNNINDGNKVTKPPSTPKTPVELAIDFILHDFEMAEVEPISTYVDFGEREFLVADERGYDYLLYKMAEDFLFTSEGRILDDRLKLNKVVRELHHSRNGVTVITEDGCVYKANYVILSVSIGVLQSDLLAFNPPLPRWKLEAIEKCDVMVYTKIFLKFPYRFWPSGSEKEFFIYAHERRGYYTFWQHMDNAYPGSNILVVTLTNGESKRVEAQSDDDTSREAMTVLRDMFGPNIPDAIDILVPCWWNNRFQRGSYSNYPIISNRKVFHNIKAPVGRIFFTGEHTSERFNGYVHGGYLAGIDTGKALVEEIRKENERESENQTLLLEPLLALTESLTMSKPETVSNIHKCDIPTQLYLSGKLGIPEAIL